In Solanum lycopersicum chromosome 3, SLM_r2.1, the genomic stretch gaaaagtaactcgccctttgaagttgatcaaacatGTTGTCAATCCAAGGGAGAGGGTAgttattcttaatggtgaccttgttgagttgtGTTAATCAATATACATTCTCAAGGAcctatctttcttcttcacaaacaaaacaagagCACCCCAcggagaaatactaggccttataaaaTCTTTAtgtagtaaatccttgagttgagccttcgaCTCCCTTAATTCGGCCTGAGAAATCCGCCAAAGAGGAATTgatatgggatttgtatccggtatCAAATCAATGCGaaagtcaatttcccattcGGTAGGATTACCAGGAagttcattaggaaagacctccgaaAACTCACTCACTACGGGTACTGACTCAGTTAGAGGaatttcggagtctaaatcttggactcttactatattaTATTGACAAACTTTTAacatcattttgcatgcttttagacaagaaataatatggcctctaggaatagaatttccccccttccactctacaaCGGGTTCATTCgggaagttaaacctcaccactcttgttctacaatcaatggaggaaaaacatgcatgcaaccaatccatacccaatataacatcaaaatcaagcatatcgagttctactagatGAACTTAAGAAACTTTATTGGATaacattattggacaatttctatataccctttttgcaacaacctaCTCACCCACTTGGGTAGACATTACCAAGGGTTCATGAAAATTAtcgggtaaaatatcaaactttttagctactagaggtgtaacaaatgataaagtagtgtcgggatcaagtaaggcatatacaacaaaagagaagactttcaacatagaggtcaccacgtcgggagaagtctcttgttCACCTTTAGAGAGAAGAGCATAGAAGTGGTTCTTCTTTGGaccatcactagaaccacttgcttgagcttggccACTACCTTTATCTTGACTCTTCAAATTTGGACAATCTCTCATCTTGTGACCACTTTTtccacaactaaagcaattatcTACTCCCTTAAGGCTATCACCATAGTGCTTTttaccacactttccacaagttggatTCTTGGTAGGTGAATTTGTACCTTTTACCttcttgaatttagggttagacaccctatcaccactagcttTTGGGAACTTGGAAGGGACTTGACTAGAAACccgcttcttaaatctaggtTTGTCTTGTATTTCAAGCCTATTCCTTGAGGAACTTCCATCATATGATCTTGCTCTCTTAGCATATCTACTCTTTCTCTTATCCCTTGCTTCATCAACCCTTGTTGCATGCACCATAAGACAGAAAATgatcatgttgtcatgtagaaTGGACGATTGGAATTCCTCTTGTAAGTCCTCCGACACCCTCTTCACAAAATGGCTCATTTGGTCTCTAGGATTGGAGACCAAAGAaagagcatatttggacaacttaatgaatttcaaagagtactcaTGGGAACTCCTTCCTCCTAgtcaaaggttgatgaactccaccactttttcctcccttatctccctaggaaagaaccaaTGTATAAAAGATGCCTTAAAGATCTCCCATGTCATTGGACCACCCCTCAATAACCTATTATCCCTCGATAGCACATACCAAGCTTGTGccacgtccttgagttgatatgtgaCGAACTCGGCCTTCTCCCTTATGGACAACCCCATAGCCAAAATTATTTTAGAGACTTCATCGACGAATTGTTTGGGTTCTTCATCAATCTTAGACCCATAAAATgtaggagggttcattcgaGTGAAGTCGCTCTGACGcgaagccatagtagtgacttgtttATGAGGATGGGCAGAACCTCCCAGTTTGCTTGAgccgtcatagcttgggcttgatTTATTGTTGCTTGTGCTTGAGTGGTGATAGCTTAGTCCATTTGAAGAAGAGCGGTCCTTATATTCTCATCCATCAAAGAAGGAGGATTGGCCAGTGCTTGCTCCatattagcatcttcttcaagtggagggaCTTGCTCACCACGGAGAGAAACTCCCTCATTGGCAATTTTCTCTCAAGTCTTCGAGCCGAATTCCTTCTAGTGTTCATGGttcctataagcacaacaataggattagatgcaaaagcacaccataagtataaTATATCAgcacgatataagatttccaagaatGAGAGCGATTCCTAAGTATCATATATGTTccaactcataagtgtggcgcgcttcacaattatgaatacaaacctacatagacgtggtagagagagagaTAACACaatgatattcaacctcatgctctaatatTAAGTTAGTCACATCCGAGTTTACAACCTAGACGTAACCAACATCGTCGTCCTTTTTAAAGACTAAGAATACcctcttagtttcatgtcattacattataggtttaaaattcaagaaaatgttAAACTTTCATTATAACTACATGGAGGTTTAcgtagacctctacatacacataatatataatcatatcgACTATAcgtagacccttcgtataggaaggttacatagccttctacttttattgcacatacatgtataaacaatataaaaatggTCTCTACgaatgtctcatctcataccatctaaacgattatcacaatataggcatagcccttacatcaatccaaaaagaccacatataggtcgtACAGAAGTATAATActcaattaaaaaggaaagaaatgaaagattCTTTAAGCTCATAACAATTCTGTAAGCTAGATTGTGGCATTGTCCTcagaagttgaggacctaccccacttggatgaaaggacgaatccaagccttcaacaatgtcaCCTTCCAAACCCTTCAacaaccggaacctaaaatattagCGCAAAGGGGATGAAAATAGGGTTAGTActtcacatgtactaagtatgagaccttatgcacatatgcaagcaaaacatgctaaaaagggacttttAGTCAACACATGCCATTTTACCGCCTTAGGAACCTTACATGCTTACTAAATCAACAAGTAATACGTATTCCAACATACTTaaaaaccatgatttactacaaccctatcataaaggaataacatcacaagaatAAATGagagtcaatcatatcataataagcaagtcaACTACTAATGAccccttatcaagtcaacaagtgcaataaccaagaaaatccccataaccatactcaatcaagtatcatGAACAAGAAACCTTGACCAATGCCCAACTTTAAATAACATAAcatttaggtttacatttcatcatatattatcataataacCGAACGCATACTCATAAATGAagtaatcaacatatagtatcaacaatgtgccaaAGTCAGCATATACAaatcataaatcatcataacataaacatatgtaAGAACCTCCCCCTAAGTCTGTGTTAAGGCTAAATAGTGCAAgttttaggtagagtctcatacccctatctagactaagctagaccttTTAGGTTATcaaagttagagttcaagtcttttaattaattttaccttttgagAACCTCTTGCCCTAACCaatatagaccacatgagctagtgtgtaATCCAGTTTCATAAAAACTTACAcggaaagaaggcggactacttaaaaaggtagtaccaaaacatgaaacacaaCAACTACGTGGatacactagctagtattcctatgggggcaacatagttcaagaacaagGAGGTATAATTGGTACCCTCTTTATGCTCCACGCATTATAGTCTCCCATCTCAAGAGTAAtatagtgttcctaccttccttAGGTAGGAAGGGGCATTCCTCAATCTAgtccactcggtgctaagctagagttccattttgaaatgtctttaagccttgaattatcaattatagcttagtttaggtcatagggtatacCCCTTGcataatcatcattatcaatagatcaataagaatagtatgagtataagtcctttcatcataattcatatatgtGAGGTTAAGACATTaccatttcatagcatatcaaggcacactgatagttttcaccatctttATATCACAAACACTTTAATCAACCTCataacatagtcaagacatttcaattcaacatcataccaccctataattcTAGTATAatgcatactccaatgtaacatcatgacttaaccacaacTAATCACAATtgaaagtaaagatagagattctaagacttaccaagtaaagatagagattctaagacttactaagtcttcctcatagtctatcatcaaggtcttaccatcaacccataactcaacccaatttggGTAGTAAcattgtaacaccccgtagacaaaacagaccaaaaaccatgtttatagaaaaaaaatctgTAGGTGCAACCAATTGTGGCATCGGTAGACCGTAACCTGAccacggtctgtcctgcactaTCGTCGATGGGATTAGAAACTCCCagaaatttcagcctagaaaaattggttaagtcttggatgaAGGATGG encodes the following:
- the LOC138347507 gene encoding uncharacterized protein; this encodes MASRQSDFTRMNPPTFYGSKIDEEPKQFVDEVSKIILAMGLSIREKAEFVTYQLKDVAQAWVDEARDKRKSRYAKRARSYDGSSSRNRLEIQDKPRFKKRVSSQVPSKFPKASGDRVSNPKFKKVKGTNSPTKNPTCGKCGKKHYGDSLKGVDNCFSCGKSGHKMRDCPNLKSQDKGSGQAQASGSSDGPKKNHFYALLSKGEQETSPDVVTSMLKVFSFVVYALLDPDTTLSFVTPLVAKKFDILPDNFHEPLVMSTQVGE